Part of the Myxococcales bacterium genome is shown below.
GCCCTGCCTGCACGAACTCGTACGCCATCGGCGTGGCGATGCCGAAGGCGCAAGGACAGGTGACGACGAGCAGCGCCGTCGTCACTTCGAGGGCGCGCGTCAGATCGCGCGTCGCGTAGAGCCAAGCGGCAAAGGTAACCGCGGCCACGCCGAGGACCACGATGACGTAGACGCGCGTAAAGAGGCGCCACCAAGGCGTAGCGCGCGCCGCGTCGCGAACGCCAGCGCGCGGGCTGCGGAGGAGCGACAGGATGGGCGACGCGGCGAACGGCGAGAGGGCGCGGACGACGATGGCGCTCTGTCCAACGTTGAAGGCGCCAGCGTCGATGCGCTCGCCACGGCGAACCGCCCGCGGACTGCTCTCGCCGTTGATCCAATCAAGGGACACGCTCGCCGACTCCTCCTCGAGAGCGGCGGGCACAGGAACGAGGTCGCTCGGCGCAACGAGCAGCCGAGCGCCGGCGTCGACTTCGCTGCACGGCACGAGACGCACACCGCCGTCGGGGGCGATCATCCGCGTCAGGAGCGCGTCGACGTCCCCCGTCAAGAGCTCGCGCCGGTTCCGCACGAGGACACGCTCCTGAAGGAACCGGCCCACGAGCATGAGCGCGATGAAGACGCTCACCGTGTCGAAGTACGCCGCCTTCCCGCCGCCCAGGAAGAGCGAGAGCGCGCTGCCCGTGTACGCGAAGACGATGCCGAGCGCGATGGGGACGTCGAGATGAAGGACGCGCGCCCGAAGCGCTTGCCAGGCGGATCGGAAGAAGACGGTTCCGCCCACGAGCACGCTCAACGTCGCGAGGGCGAAGTTGAGACCGTGAAAGAAGCGAAAGATGGGCCCGCTCTCGAGGCCGGCGTAGATGGCGATGGCGAAGATCATCGCGTTCATCGCGATGGCGACCGTCACGCCGGTGCGCATCAGGAGGTCGCTCGTCTCGTGGACCTCTGAGCGTGCGGCCTCGTCGATGGGCCCGACGAGGTAGCCGAAGCGCTCGACTTGGGAAACGAAGCGGCTCACGTCGAAGCCGCGGTCGACCGAAAGGTCCATCCGGCCGAGCGCTGGATTGACCGTGAGCGCGGCGCCCTTCCCTTGACGGCGGAAGAGCTCCTCGAAGAGCCATACGCACGCCGCGCAGTGGACGCCCTGCACCGACAACGCGACGTGGGTCACCCCCGACGGGGCGCCGGCGCGCTGGTCTTCGCACTCGAGG
Proteins encoded:
- a CDS encoding heavy metal translocating P-type ATPase metal-binding domain-containing protein: MGSRERCAHCDERLPAGQASAFCCGGCEAVHELLTNEGLGRYYALGGGKGSAVTTWGRRKDHKWLERLTADLECEDQRAGAPSGVTHVALSVQGVHCAACVWLFEELFRRQGKGAALTVNPALGRMDLSVDRGFDVSRFVSQVERFGYLVGPIDEAARSEVHETSDLLMRTGVTVAIAMNAMIFAIAIYAGLESGPIFRFFHGLNFALATLSVLVGGTVFFRSAWQALRARVLHLDVPIALGIVFAYTGSALSLFLGGGKAAYFDTVSVFIALMLVGRFLQERVLVRNRRELLTGDVDALLTRMIAPDGGVRLVPCSEVDAGARLLVAPSDLVPVPAALEEESASVSLDWINGESSPRAVRRGERIDAGAFNVGQSAIVVRALSPFAASPILSLLRSPRAGVRDAARATPWWRLFTRVYVIVVLGVAAVTFAAWLYATRDLTRALEVTTALLVVTCPCAFGIATPMAYEFVQAGLRRAGVFVRSASFLDRAVDVRRVVFDKTGTLTTGDLAVADVTSLAALEPVDLRALYDLAARSAHPKSVALSKALERHLGKVSLRADLVVTEHAGAGVELVFGHTYRLGSREFVGADSVGDVFFSRDGRVLAAFEFAESLRPDARGEIGALEAAGYDVWILSGDAQSRVDELAQRVDVPLERAIGERSPEGKAAWLEDHERSFMIGDGLNDGLAAERAFASATPAIDRPFMPAKTDLYFTTAGLRPVRLALTAAAALRRVTRRNLLIAVLYNVLTVLLASLGLMTPLLCAVVMPLSSLSIVLLTVASLSPRSPLWKC